CACTTAACCTGAAAATTATAATAATATAAACTAAAAGGGAAGGATATTATTTTTAAAATAAGCCACAAACCTATAAAAAATAGTAATATATGTAAATAATACATTTTAAAGGATAATTTTGCTGTAAGGTTTGATAATTCTTTTGAAGCGTTTCCAAAAGTAAATATTAATAGAAAAATTAATTTTACAAGAAAAGATGAAATAAACAGCAAGCTGATTGTTTTGTTATATTCTTTTGATTTTTCAATATCAATATTAGAAAAATACTTATATACTTCATTAGAAATATTTCCTGGAAATATTACAGATAAAATATATAAAATAGAAAATAGAAAAGCGATACTTACTAAAATAAGCCAATATTTATTGAATCTTATTGAAATCATAAAGCATCTTATCCTTTCATATTTGCTTAAATTAACCTTTTTTGTTGAAAATGTATAAGCCCTTTTCTATATTATACTATATAGTTTATGAAAAAAGTCGGCTAAATAGAAATCCATATAAAGAATTTATGTTGATTTTCTAAAGGAAGAAGTAATATTAAGTATAATCAAGCATAATTTAAATAATTGCTTAAAAACAGAGATAATCTTATTATACGGCTAAAAATAGCACAAAATTAATATTGTAAATCCTCTTCTTTTCTATTATAATTTAAAGTACCGTATTCGACGGGGTGTAGCGCAGATGGTAGCGCACGTGCTTTGGGAGCATGGGGCCGGGGGTTCAAATCCCTCCACCCCGACCATGATGTGGTCGTATAGCTCAGCTGGGAGAGCACCTGCCTTACAAGCAGGGGGTCATAGGTTCGAGCCCTATTGCGACCACCATTTTTATAAATAAATATAAATTATATGGAGGGATACCCAAGGGGCTAAAGGGGGCAGACTGTAAATCTGTTGGCGCAGCCTTCGATGGTTCGAATCCATCTCCCTCCACCATATGTAAGACCATGTAGGTCTTTTTTTGTTATATTTTTGTAAAAATTTAATAAAACTATTGACAAAGAAAATTCATGAGGTATAATTATTATTAGGTAAAGATAATTATTATATAATAAAACATAAAACAAATTTATTTTTATTTAATTTCTTTGGTTAGATTTAAGCATAACAAAGTAATTACATGTGTTTACTCTAATATTTGACACATGAAATAAAAAAGGAGGAAGATTTAAAATGAAGGAAATGACAAAAAAGAATTTAAGTGATGCATATGCAGGCGAAAGTCAAGCACATATGAAGTATCAAATATTTGCAGATGTTGCAGAAAAAGAAAATAAACCCAATATAGCAAAACTTTTCAGGGCTATTTCATATGCTGAAAGAGTTCATGCAACAAATCATTTAAAAGAACTTGGAGAGGTTGGCAATACTGCAGAAAATCTTGAGAAAGCACTTGCAGGTGAAACATTTGAAGTTGAAGAAATGTATCCTGCATATAATGCAGTTGCAGAACTTCAAGGAGAAAAGGGTGCCAAAAGAAGTATTCATTATGCAATTGAAGCAGAAAAGCTACATATTAAAATGTACGATGATGCTAAAAATGCTGTTTTGAAGGATGAAGATATAAAGCTTTCTAAGGTTTATATTTGTCCTGTATGTGGATATACTACTATTGATGTACTTCCTGATAAATGTCCGATATGCGGTGTTCCAGGAAATAAGTTTGTTGCATTCTAAATTATTTTAAATAAATAAAAAAAATAAAAAGGAGGCAGTTATAAATGGAAGAGGCAAAAATGAGGTTATTAGGAGAAAAGTTCCCGTCAATTGAGGTTGTAACAACTCATGGCAAAAAGCGGATTCCAGAAGATTATGCAGGCAAATGGTTCGTTTTATTCAGCCATCCGGGAGATTTTACACCGGTTTGCACAACAGAGTTTGTTGAATTTGCAAGAAAAGCCGAAGAATTTAAAGCTTTGAATACAGAATTAATAGGGTTATCTGTAGACCAGGTATTTGCTCATATAAAATGGGTGGAATGGATAAAAGAAAAATTAAATGTTGTAATACCTTTCCCTGTTATAGCTGATGAATTAGGGAGAACATCAAATCAGCTCGGGATGATTCATCCCGGAAAAGGCACCAATACGGTAAGAGCAGTTTTTATAGTAGATAATAATGCAGTAATAAGGCTTATCATGTATTATCCACAGGAAATCGGCAGAAATGTTGACGAAATATTGAGGGTTATAAAAGCACTTCAGGTTGCAGATGAAAATAAAGTTGCAATGCCGGAAAAGTGGCCCAATAATTATTTGATAAAGGACAAGGTAATTATACCACCTGCAAATACCGAGGAAAATGTAAAATTGATAAATGAAAAGATTAAGAATAAAGAAGTAGAAGCATTTGATTGGTGGTTTGCATACAAAAGCCTGAACTAAGCTAAATAAAACATGT
This is a stretch of genomic DNA from Aceticella autotrophica. It encodes these proteins:
- a CDS encoding rubrerythrin family protein is translated as MKEMTKKNLSDAYAGESQAHMKYQIFADVAEKENKPNIAKLFRAISYAERVHATNHLKELGEVGNTAENLEKALAGETFEVEEMYPAYNAVAELQGEKGAKRSIHYAIEAEKLHIKMYDDAKNAVLKDEDIKLSKVYICPVCGYTTIDVLPDKCPICGVPGNKFVAF
- a CDS encoding peroxiredoxin, with the protein product MEEAKMRLLGEKFPSIEVVTTHGKKRIPEDYAGKWFVLFSHPGDFTPVCTTEFVEFARKAEEFKALNTELIGLSVDQVFAHIKWVEWIKEKLNVVIPFPVIADELGRTSNQLGMIHPGKGTNTVRAVFIVDNNAVIRLIMYYPQEIGRNVDEILRVIKALQVADENKVAMPEKWPNNYLIKDKVIIPPANTEENVKLINEKIKNKEVEAFDWWFAYKSLN